The genomic DNA GGCATCGTAGGTTTGCCCCTGGAAATCGGAGAGGATCTCTTGCAGTTCGGACAAAATTTCTGGACGTGTTTTGGAGGTCATGGTGGTTGGCGTGAAGGGCGGTTTGTTTGTCTTGATGTGTGGATGATTGGCGAGCAGTGCGGCTGGCCAGCTGGCTATTGTGCGGAGGTCGATGTCGAGGAATGGATCCATCCGCCGCCGAGCACTCGATCGCCGTCGTAGATCACGGCAGCTTGGCCTGGAGCCACGCCATCGACAGGTTCGTCGAACAGGACGTCGAAACGGTTGGTCCCCTGCGGTGTAACTTGTGCGGCTTGCGGCGGGCTGTTGTACCGGATCTGCACGCTGCACGAAAACGTTTCGGCGGGGGGATCGATCAACCAGTTGGCTTCATGAGCGATCAAGCCGTCGCGAGCCAAGTCGGCCTTCTGCCCGATCACCACGCGGTGCGTGTCGGGTTCGATACGGACGACGAAGTAGGGTTCCCCCATCGCGACGCCGAGGCCTTTGCGTTGGCCGATCGTAAAGGCTTCGATGCCGGGATGCTCGCCGACGACATCGCCAGCGGTGGTCACGATCTGCCCGGCGGTGTCGCCGCCGCCGCTGCGGTCGCGCACAAATTGGCCGTGGTGTCCGCTGGTGACAAAACAGATCTCCTGGCTGTCCGGTTTTCCGGCGACTCGCAAACCGATCGCTTCGGCTTGTTGGCGGATCCAAGGTTTGTCGTAACCGCCGACGGGCAACAGCATCCGCGACAGCAGGTGCTGGCCGATTCCAAACAGCACGTACGATTGGTCCTTGCGATCGTCGACGCCACGCCGCAGCGCGAAGCTGCCGTCGGCTTCTTCGGACAATTGAGCGTAGTGGCCGGTGGCGACGTATTGGGCATCGATGCTGTCGGCGTATTCGAACAGCCGGCCGAACTTGATCCAGTTGTTGCACTGCACGCAGGGATTGGGCGTTCGTCCCTGGGAATACTCATCGACAAAATAATCGATGATCCGGCGGAAGTCCTGCTTCAGGTTGAGGGCATAAAAAGGAATCCCCAGCCGATCGGAGACCCGCCTCGCGTCGGCGGCATCGCTAGCGCTGCAACAACCCTGTTTGTGGTCGGCGCGGCCTTGGACGATCGGCAGCACGGGCGATTCCGAACCGTCGGGAGCGCGGCAGACCTCGGCCGATTCCTCGCCGTGTCGCATGAAGACACCGACAACCTCGTGCCCTTGTTGCAACAACAGGTGGGCTGCGACGCTGCTGTCAACGCCTCCGCTCATCGCTAAAACAACCCGTGCCAAAACATCACCCTGATCAATCGTTGTGTGGAATCGCTCGCCGCGACAGAGCCACCCTGGACGGGCCCACTGTGCTTCCCGGCGGGGCGGCATATAATTCGTCAACGCCGCAGATTCATCATCGGCCGCGACAAAACACGTGTCGCTGAATACCCTCATGGTTAACGATTGGAGAGAGTTATGGAAGGTGATCTAAAACAAAGAGCCGAAGAGATTCGGCAACGCTTGGTCCAACTTCGAGACTCTCTTTGACTACGCTGGCAAATGTGAACAGATCGAAGAGATCGAAAATCGGATGTCGGGGCCTGGATTCTGGAACAATTCCGAGGCGGCGCAGGCGGTTGTTCTGGAACTGAAGTCGCTCAAAAACATCGTGGTTCCGATCAACAGTTCGACCAAGGCGGCCGCTGGGTTGGATGAACTGTTGGAAATGATGGCCGAGGAACCTGAATTGGCAGCCGATGTTGCGGCGGAGGTCGAGCGATTGGAAGGGGTGTTGGACGATCTGGAGCTGCGGGCGCTGCTCAACGGCCCCAACGATTCGGCTAGCTGCATCCTTTCGATCAACGCCCGCGACGGGGGGACCGACGCCAACGATTGGGCGGAAATGATGCTGCGGATGTACACCGCTTGGGCGGCGAAGAACGACTACTCCATTGAGTTGTTGGATCGCCAGGACAACGAGCAGGCGGGGATCAACCATGCGGCGATCGCGATACGTGGGCCGTTAGCGTATGGCTATTTGAAGGGTGAGGAGGGGATGCATCGTTTGGTGCGGATCAGTCCCTTCAACAGCGAAGGCAAACGCCAGACCAGCTTTGCCGCCGTTTCCGTCGCTCCGGATATCGAGAGCGCTGAAGAGATCGAGATCGAAGAGAAGGATGTCGACGAGGATACCTACCGGGCCAGCGGGGCAGGGGGGCAGCACGTCAATAAGACCGACAGCGCCGTGCGGTTGACGCACCGACCTACCGGGACGGTGGTGCAGTGCCAGAACCAACGCAGCCAGCATCAGAATCGCGCTACGGCGTGGAAGATGTTGCGGGCCAAGTTGGCGAGGATCGAAGAAGAGAAACGCGAGCAAGAGGAGGCGTCGAAATACGCGTCCAAGGCGCGAACCGGTTTTGGATCGCAGATCCGAAACTACTTCTTGCATCCGGACCAACGGGTCAAAGATGCGCGGACCGGACATCTGGAGGGAAACTTCCACTCGGTGCTTGATGGCAGCGACCTGCAGCCGTTCCTCGATGCATTCTTGCAGCTTCGTGCCGCGGAGAATTCAAAATAGCCACCGGTGAACGGTATGCGTTCGACCCGTGGCTTTCTGATTTGTTGTCGATCACTTTCGCAACCGCAGCGTGTTGGACGCTGCGGTTGCGGTGTGCTTGATGGCAGCGACCTGCAGCCGTTCCTCGATGCATTCTTGCAGCTTCGTGCCGCGGAGAATTCAAAATAGCCACCGGTGAACGGTATGCGTTCGACCCGTGGCTTTCTGATTTGTTGTCGATCACTTTCGCAACCGCAGCGTGTTGGACGCTGCGGTTGCGGTGTGCTTGACGGCAACCGGTGGGCCCTTTAATAGCTGACCTGTTGGATCGCATTGCTGGATCCAGGCATGGGCAGCCGTGTGGGGGCGTTCATCGCTTGAGGCATTGTGGCCGGGATCGGTGCGATCGCGGCTTGAGCATTCGTCGGCGAGCCAAGGCTTGGCATCTCGTCGGGAGTGCTGATCACAGGCGTCGGGCTTTCGGGAGCCATCATCGGGGCAGTTTCCATGACGGGCATCGACGACACGCCGGGGGCACTTGGGTCGAACGGTCCACGCGATACGGGGCATGGTGCTTCGACGGCCTCGGGAGTTAGGCAAGGTCGGAAGAAGCGTCCCTGTTCGCATGCTTCACGATAGGCGGGCGAGTGCCAGCCACCTTCGGACAGGTGAACGTGATTGTAGGCAAGCAGGGTTCCCTTCTGGCGGTGCAGGTCACGCATCGCCAAGTTGTAAGCGACCAGTGTGGCGTAATAATCGCTTTCGCTGCTGACGACTTGACGTTGAGCCTGCAACAGGAAGTTGATGTTGTCGGCACCGCGGCGGTAGCGTTCACGCAGCACTTCCAATTGGCGGCGATCGGCGATCCAGCGGTTGTAGTTGGTCTTCAGCAATTGGTACTGACGTTGCACCTCACGCGATGCATCGGCCAAGTCGTGGCTGACGCGAAGCTCGGTCTCGTTCATCAACGCACGCTCTCGCGACAGGTTCAATTGAGCGTGCGAGATGGCCACCGAGGCCTTGCGGAGACCGACGGGGAACGCCAATTCGACGCCCGCCTGCCATTCCTGGTAGTCGCCGCCGGCGATCTCGCCGTACATGCTATCCAGGTAGGAATCGTCGTCGCCGATCAGGTGATTGCCCAGGCCACGCCAGCGGTACTGGCCCAGGAAGTCGAGTCGCGGTTGCTTGTTCAGTTTCGCAGCGGTCAATTCAAGTTCACGCTTCTTGATAGCCCATTTCTGGCGACGAATTTCGACGCGCCGTTCGAGGCCTTGGTTCAGGACGCTGTTCCAATCGAAGACCACGCGAGCGTCGTGCGGGTCGGTCGCTGGTTTGATCAGCCGCCCGTCGGCCGCGGGAAGGCCGAGCATGTAACGAAGTTTTTGTTCGAGCTTGTAGAGACCCACCTCGCCTGCCAATCCATTTTCGACCTGAACTTGGAATTGGTAGTATTGCGATCGAGCCTGAGCTTCTTCGTCGCTACGACCGGCACCGACGTTTAGACGAAGCTCTTGATACTGGAACGTTTGCAGTGCCGCTTCGCGGCCACGCAGTTGGGCTTCGAGGTTGCGGTAGGCGAAGTAGAGATTCCAGTACGCTTCTTCAACGTCGTTGGCCAGTTGGATCACCGAAGCTTCGAAGTCGGTCAGGCTGATGTCATTGTTGACGCGAGCGATCAGCACACCGTTGTATACGCCGATCTGGCTGTTGGGGCCCGCGATCCGGTTGAATTCCGTGCCTCGGCCCTGCATCAAAGGTTGTCGGTATTCACCCTCGAAGAAGCCAGCGAAGTCGCTGGAGAAAAAACGGCCAGGCGAGTTCGGTCGGTCGTACGCCACGTTATGTCGCGCGGCAAAGCTGGCACCGGTCGCTGTGGTCTTGCTGATCTCCGTGGCATAGTTGGCATATGTTTGCTGGAACGCCAAAGGACGGAAGAAGGCGACCGCACCATTGGGGTCGACGTTCTGCGGTTGATCGTTCTTCTGCCAGAACAACTCGCCGGCAAACTGCGCGTCGAACTCCGAGAGTGCCGCTTCGACGCCTCCCAGCGGATTCGCTTCGGCCAACGCCGGGTCGTAGATCGTCGGAGTGGTTTGAGGCGAGGTGACGACGCTGGCGCCCAAGCTTCGTAGAACGGGACCCTGACCGATCGCCATCTGGATCGCTTGTTCCAGCGTGAGGTCCCAGCTGGGCATCTGCGATGGATCTTCCAAGGCCAGTGGGGCAGCCGTTGAGTTGGCTGCCGCGCTGGCTTCATTTGCCATCGTTTGCACATCCGGATACTCAATTCGGGTGGCCACGGAATCGTAGTACGATTTGGTCGTGTCGTGCGGACCTGGCGGAAGTTTCCAGTTGGCGATGCACCCGGGCAGCGCACAGCCGCTTGCCGCCATGATCGCCGCCGCGAGAAGTTTCTGCGTGCGTGTTTTGAGTCGAGCCATGAGTCGATGCTTCTCTGCTAGAGTCCTGGAAGTCCGTTATTCCACAAATACAACTGGAACAACGCAGACGTCATCAGAGCTATCGACCGAGGGACCGGAGGATCTAGAGCAATCAACAGAGAAGTTAGCACGCCATTTTGCAGTCAACTTTGGCTAACCGTTAAGCTTCGACATGATGCCTCGGCTCAGGTAATTTGTGCCGACGATATCGTCTACGACTATTGGGGGCAGCGCACTAAAACCAGCATCTGGGTTTGGAAGTCGGGGCCTTCGTCGTTGGGCGTTTCCGGCGACCATTTCATCTGCTTGGCCGACTCTTCGGTCAGGGCAAAGAATGTCGATTGTGCGGCGCGGGGGAACCTATTCGCACCCGCCCCAAATGTCAGATGATGCGCCAATGCCTGGGTGTCGGCGTGTTGGATGACCGAGGGATCGACCGAAGAGAGTTCGCTGATCGTGGTCAATAGGTTTGGGTCCATGGTCATCTGAAAACCGACGCTCTTGACGACGCTTTGATGGTTGAACAAGGACAGCATGAAGCGATCCAGACGCTTCGCCGACCCCTTTAGCAGCAGCAATTGCGTGTCGCCATCAACGGTTTGCGGGGCGTCGAAATTCACGGTGCCGATCATCTTGCTTTGCACCAGCTGGCCAACTAGATCGCGACTGATCGATTGGGGTTGAACATCTTGGATCCCCGCGGTTTCCAGAGCATATTCCAGTTCGTTGAGATCGCGGCCGCGTTCTGTTAATTCCACTTCCAGCAGAACCGCAAACTCCAGCTTGTTCGGAACGGCGGCCGCAGGACGAGTGCTTTCACCGGGCGCCTCGGCGGGTTGAGTGATAGTGGGCGAGGCCGTGGGAGCCATCGCAATTCGTTCTTCAGGAGTCTCGTGTACCGCTGTTGGGGCGGTCGTTGCCGCAGGTGTCACGGGATCGACCGAAGGGGCGCTCGGGGTGGCTGCGTCGTCATTAGAAGCGATCGCTTCGACGATGGGGCTCGGGGCGGAATCTGTCGCGCGGCTCGGTTTCGGTGGGTTGCCGAGGGAGTCGCTGGGCGTTGCCGCGTTCGTGGGCCCGCCAGCGACGTGCGTGCCGCCGGGTTGAACCGTTGGGTTGTTTGCGTTCCATGCGACGATCAACATCAAACTGGCCGCCAGGGCAGCGATGCCGCCCAGCCAGGCACGCTGATGGCGCTTCCAAACGCCCTGCTGTTCGCGAGCCTGCGCCCGCCGAATCGGATGCGTCTGCGGAAGATTCTCGGCATCAGCCTGTGCCAACACCGCCGTCCAGACACGATCGGAAAAATCGGTGCCCAAACGCGCATCGGTTGCCAGCGACGCCCGCACGTCGGCCTGTAAGGCGCGCAATGATTCTAGTTGTTGACGCGCCGCTGCGTCGTTCTGCAGCAATTGTTCGACGTACGACTGTTCGTCTGCACTGAGACCCTGGTCCAGGTAGGCGCTGAGCAGTTCTTCGCGGGCATCGTTGTTCATGGCACTTCAGGTCCCGACATCATTCGGGTTAAGGAAATTCAATGTTTCACCCGTTCAGGCATCGCCTGGTGGTCGGATGATAGCTTGCGTTTGCCGGTTAGGGCGTCGTTTGGGCGCAAGGATTGACGACGCAGTGCCGATGGAGCCGGCATGACGTCCCTACTGCTGGGATGCAAGTGGGGTGGCAGAAGTTCCTTCGTAAACCGCCTAACTTGAGTGGAATCGCCATCGGGCGACGGTTCCGTTTTCCGTAAATGCTTTGCTGTAATAGGTTTGGGTTCGTGGGCCGGCGTGGTGAGGGATCGCTTTCGTGCGGGAATCGCTGCTGTTTCGCAACCGCTGGAACGTAAAAAATGTGTAAAAATGTTGACGTTTGAGGGGGGCTAGTCATCGATCGCGTCGCCGATCGCCTTTTCGTCCAAGGAAAGGCCGGGCAGGTCCGACCGATGCCGCGCTGCTTCGAGGAATGATTCTAACAGCACCTGTGCGGCGACCGCATCGATCCGCTTCTTGCGTCCCTTGTTAGTCAGTTTGGACGGTGCCAGTCGTTGGTCGGCTGCGGCAGTGGAAAAACGTTCATCAAACAACCGGACGGGTAGCTCGGTCGTTTGCTGCAACCACTTCGCAAACCTGCGGGCCTCGATCGATTTCTTGCTCTCGGTACCGCTCAGGTGGATCGGGAATCCGACGATCCATCCGGCGATCCGCTCTTCGTCGGCCAGTTGGCAGAAGGCTTTTCCCCGTTGCTCAGCCGCTCCTTGGGGAACCACCGTCAGCGGGCTGGCGATGATTCGGTCGGGGTCGCAGACCGCAACGCCGATCCGGACGGTGCCGTAGTCGACCGCGGCGATTCGCCCTTGGCTTGGGAAGGGAAGCGGTTGCGGGCTCTCGTCGCTCATCTTTTCTCAATCTGAATAAGTGGAATCATCTGGACTCTTAATACTCGATTCTCCGCCCTAGGGCTATCGCACCGCGGCGTCTCCAATTGTGGAATATCGGGGGCGCGGTAAGATTCCAGGATGCCTACGATCCGCCAACTGCCGCCCAATCTCGTCAATAAAATCGCCGCCGGAGAAGTCATCGAGCGGCCCGCCTCGGTCGCCAAGGAGCTGTTGGAAAACAGCATCGATGCAGGATCGACGCGGATCGAAGTTCTGTTGGAGGCGGGAGGGGCCGATCTGATTCGGATTAGCGACAACGGCTGCGGGATCGATGAAGATCAGATGACGTTGGCCGTCACCAGCCACGCGACCAGCAAGCTGCCCGACGAGGATTCGTTGTTCCACGTCGGCACGCTTGGGTTCCGCGGCGAGGCGTTAGCGTCGATCGCTTCGGTCAGTCAGATGGTGATTCGCAGCCGAACGCCCGAGGCGGCCAGCGGCAGCGAAATGCTGATCCACGGCGGCGTGATCGAACCTCTGGCACCTTGCGGTTGTCCCGTCGGAACGGTGATCGAGGTTCGCAATCTGTTCTTTAATACGCCGGTGCGACGCAAGTTCATGCGGACGCCGCAAACCGAAACCAGTCATATCGTCGAGGCGTTCACGCGGATCGCGCTGGCCAATCCGCAGGTCCACATGGTGCTGCAAAACGGCAACCGCGTCGTCCACGATCTGCCCGCCACCGACAAGATCAATGAACGGATTCGCGCCTTCTTTGGCGAAGAGATCTCCAGTGGTTTGATTCCGATCTCCGGCGACAATGGCGAGGTGAAGCTGACAGGGTTTGTCTGCGATCCGAGCGTCAGTCGTGGCAACAATCGAATGCAGTATCTGTTCCTCAATGGCCGCCACATTCGCGACCGGGCGCTGCAGCACGCGCTGGGCGAAGCCTTCCGCGGGCTGTTGATGGTCGGCCGATTTCCGATCTGCTTCATTAATTTGGACATGCCGTCGGACCTCGTCGATGTCAACGTGCATCCTACCAAATTAGAAGTTCGGTTCACCGAGAGCGGTCGGATCTACAGCCAGTTGCTGCAGACGCTGCGGCACAAGTTTTTGACGAGCGACCTGACGGCGCGCGTCGGCAACTCGATCTCCAGCAACGCGCCGACGACTGCCGAACCCAAATCCGAGGCTGTCGAAACATCGAACGATCTGGAGCAACGTCAACGTCAGGACGTGATCCAGTGGGGCCGGTCGAGCAACTCGACCGCAGAGCGGGATCTGCCAAACATTCGCCCGTCGATCCGTTCGCTGCCGGGAGAGCTTCCCGATTTCCAACCCTTCCCTGGTGGCGCTCGTGCCGTTGCACCCGCTCGCGACCAAAGCGACGAATCGTTTGGAATTCCGTTCGAACCCAGCCCGCGGTTGCCAGGTGCGGAGGTCGACGGGGGGGGCGATGCGACACAATACGATCAAGATGTGGAAACGACGCGAGTCGATGGGCTGCATCCGTCGAAGCCGCACAGTCATCTCGGCTACCAGGTTCACAATCGCTATCTGGTCACCCAGGACGAGACCGGGATGGTCGTCGTCGATCAGCACGCTTTGCACGAGAGGATCCTTTACGAACGTGTTCGCGAGAAGGTGTTGAATGGCAGCCTGGAGACGCAGAAGTTATTGGTGCCCGAGCCGGTTTCGCTGACCTCATCGGAGGCCGCCACCGCGTTGGAATCGAAGGATCTGCTGGCACAAGTCGGGATCGAAATCGAACCCTTTGGCGGCGACACCGTCGTCGTTTCCGCTTATCCCGCCATGCTGGCGAAACTGCGCCCCGAGGATCTGCTGAGGCAGGCGTTGGAGTCGCTGATCTGTGCTGGCAAGGATCCCGAGGTCCGCGATCTGTTGGACCATCTGCTGCACACGATCGCTTGTAAAGCTGCGATCAAAGCGGGCGATCGCTTGACGTCCGAAGAGATCACCAGCCTGTTGGAACAACGGGACATGTATCAGGACACGCACCACTGTCCGCACGGTCGCCCGACCGCGCTCTTCTTCAGCCGCGAAGAACTCGACCGCATGTTCGGCCGCATGGGAGCTCGCAAAGTAAACCCGACCGGCCACAAGTAACCGGTCGTTTCACTGGGTCAGGCCGTGGCCGTGCGGGGCCTTCCGCATGGACTTGTTTTAGAACCTGCCCCGATGCACCGGTATCTCCACCAAGATTGCCTATCGCGTGCTGAACCGATAGCTCGTCTGCGTTTGATAGGTTTTTCCGGGGCGCAGGATCGTCGACGGGAAGCCCGGTTGGTTGGGGCTGTCGGGATAGTGCTGCGTTTCCAAGCAGAATCCGCCGCGATGGACGTAGGGTTTGCCCGCCTTGCCGATCAGACGGCCGTCCAGAAAGTTGCCGCAGTAAAACTGGATCCCCGGTTCGGTCGTGTGGACTTCCATCACGCGGCCGCTGGTTGGTTCGTAGACGCGAGCGGCAAGCGTCATCGCTTGCTTGTCGTCCGGTTTGTTCAAGACCCAATTGTGGTCAAAGCCACGGCCGAACTCCAGTTGCTGATTCTTCTTGTCGATGTCACGTCCGATCGGTTTGGGCTTGGTGAAGTCCATTGGCGTCCCCGCGACCGCGGGCAGCTCTCCCGTTGGGATCGCGGTTGCGTCGACCGGCGTGTAGCGATCGGCATTCAACATTAGTTCGTGATCGAGGATCGTCCCTTCGCCTTCCCCTTTGAGGTTGAAGTAGGTGTGTTGGGTCAGGTTGACGGGAGTCGCTTGGTCGGTCGTCGCGTGGTAATCGACGAGGATCGCGTTGTCATCGGTCAGTGTGTAGGTGACGCGAATCTGTAGATTGCCCGGATAACCCTCCTCTTTGTCGCGGGCCAGGTACGACAATTGGATCGCGTTTTGTCCTTCGATCGGTTTTGCATCCCAGACGACTTTGTCGAATCCGATGTTGCCGCCGTGTAGATGGTTCGGGTTGTTGTTGGCCGCCAGCGAATAGGTTTTGCCGTCGAGCGTAAACTTGCCTTGCGCGATGCGGTTGCCGTAGCGACCGACGATCGCGCCGAAGTAGGGCCGATCGACGGCGTTGATGTAATCTTCGACGCGGTTGTAGCCCAGTGCGACATCGGCCATCTTGCCGTTGCGATCGGGGACGACGATCGACGTGATGATCGCACCGTAATTGGTCACGCTGACGGTCATCCCCGACTGATTTTTGAGCGTGTAACGTTGGATCGAATCGAAGTCGTCGACCTCGACGGCGGTCAGTGGGGTTGCCAGCAGCAACGCGGTGGCGACGATCAGCAGTTGCGATTTTAAGGGGCTCGTCTTCATGGTTTCTCGGCAATAGGGGAGGGATGTTGGTCGCAAGACCTTCTTATCCTAGCCGTGTCGCCACGTGAAGCAACGTGTTGGAGCGTCGCGGGATTGCGATATTTTGTCAGCTGGAAACGCGTTCACCCCGACTTGGCTTTGCTGCGAAACTTGCCCGGCGTCATGCCGACGACGCGGCGGAAGACGACGTACATATACTCGGGATTGTCGAACCCGCAAAGGATTGCGATCTGTTCGGCTGGCAGGTCGGTGCTGGTCAGCAGTTCGCTGACCCGTTTAATCTGAACGTGGCGAATCTCTTGTTGCGGCGTTCGCCCTAGGTACTGGCGCAGCTTGCGTTCCAGCGAGCTGCGGGAGATCGCGACGTTGTCGGTCACATCGGCAACGTTGATCCCACGGCAGGCATTCTCGCGGATGTAGCGAAGGGCGGCGGCGATGTCAGGATCGTCGATGGCGACGACATCGGTCGACTGCCGCTCCGCCACGCCCAGCGGTGGGATCAGGTGTTCGGTTTGTTTAGGAACTTCGCCGTTCATCAGCTGGGTCAGCAACTCGGCAGCTCGAAACCCAACGCCTTCGGCGTTCGGGATCACGCTGGACATCGGTGGACTGCAGACGCGGCATAGCAGCGTGTCGTTATCAGCGCCGATGATCGCAACTTCTTCGGGGACCGCCAATCCTTCCTGAAGGCAGGCGTCGACCACTTGATGTCCGCGGAGATCGTTGCAGGCCATGATCCCGCAGGATGTCGGTAGCGTTCGCAGCCAGCCCCGCAATCGCTGCTGCTCCTCTTCCCAAGAAAGCGCGTCGGGGCCGTACCAAGGGGATTCGTACTGGTGGCAACGTCGTTGTGCCGCTTCGATCCTTTGAGAAAATGCGACCTGTCGCCGTTCCGACCATGCCTCATTGGTAAAGCCGCAAAATCCAAATTCTCGAAAGCCGCGTTCCAGCAGATGCTCGGCTCCCATACGGCCGATCGCCGCGTCGTCGGACCAGACGTAGGTCCGTCCGTGCGACTGGTGCCTGTCGGTTAATTCGATCAGAGGGACGCCGGTCGCTTGAGCCGTCTGCAGTAGTTCGGGGGTGGTTGTCCGGGAGATGATCCCGTCTCCGGACCAATTCGCTAACCAACGCGGCGGTTCTTGAGTGAGGTCGTGCTGGTCCAAAAAGACCGACCAATCATCGAACATCCGCATGTGTTGGATGATGCCTGATAGCACTTGGCGACCATAGATGCTGGACGTTTCAACGATCAGGGCAACGTGTCGTTTCATGGTTTACTGCAGCGATTTATGGCGGAGACAAGGGGATAGGGCAGTATGTTCTCGATGCTGACAATATATCTCAGAGCGTTGACGCTGTAACGCATGGATTTAATAGAGGTGGTTACTTGCTCTTTAAACGGGGCGTTAGGTTTATTACCGCCTCCATCGGATCGCTGTCGTCCCTGGATCGCGGCAGCGGTCTTCTTGTTTCCCCCTCCACCTGCCGTTGCTTCATCTCTTGTCGGGGCGTTGGGTTTTGTGGCCGCCTGCGTGGCGGGTGTTGTCGTAAATAAGGTTTATCGGTTCATGCTCGGAGTTCATAAGATGAGAACGAGTTCTGCCAGCGCAGCTCCCAAGGTGGGCTTTACGCTTGTCGAGTTGTTGGTCGTGATTGCGATCATTGGAATTTTAGTGGGGCTGTTGTTGCCCGCGGTTCAGGCGGCTCGCGAAGCGGCTCGCCGAATGCAATGCTCCAACAATCTAAAGAACAACGCGTTGGCGATGCACAATTACCACGACACCTATCGGTCCCTGCCGTCGGTTGGCTACGACTTCTACGGCGTCAATCTTGACACGCATTCGTGGGTCGCTCGGATTCTGCCCTTCATCGAACAGGGGCCGTTGTACGAAACGATTAATTTCAATGAACGGATCAATTCGCACGACCGGCAGCGACAGTTCCGCGAAGCGGAACTGACCGTGATGACATGCCCGTCGGAGGGAAGTGTCTTAGGGCAATCCGAAAGTCCGACGCAGTGGTCGACGCGTCGCGGCAGCTACGCGGTGAACATGGGGAACACCAATTATGGACAAGAGAATGCGTCGAATTGGGACGGCGTGTGGACGTACAATTTTGGTGGGGCTCCGTTTAAGGTTCACTCCCAAAAAGCATTCCGCGATGTAACCGATGGGACTTCCAATACGTTGCTGTTGTCCGAAGTTCCGATCAACAAGAACAGCCAGGGCTATCGTGGCTTGTATGCCGCGACGATCGTTACTTCGGGAGCCGGTTTTACGACGTACCTGTCTCCCAATACGACCGCGTCGGTCGACGGTGGAAGGTATTGTTGGGGAGCCACGGATTTCGCGCCGCGAACCATTCCCTGCCACCATGCCGACAGGTGGCAAGCGGCGACCTACGCGTCGATGAGTATGCATCCGGGGGGAGTTCAATCGGCCCTGGTCGATGGATCGGTTCGGTTCGTCGCGGAGACTGTCGATCTGTTTGCGTGGCGGGCTGCGTCGACGGCCAACGGTGG from Rosistilla carotiformis includes the following:
- the prfB gene encoding peptide chain release factor 2 (programmed frameshift) → MEGDLKQRAEEIRQRLVQLRDSLDYAGKCEQIEEIENRMSGPGFWNNSEAAQAVVLELKSLKNIVVPINSSTKAAAGLDELLEMMAEEPELAADVAAEVERLEGVLDDLELRALLNGPNDSASCILSINARDGGTDANDWAEMMLRMYTAWAAKNDYSIELLDRQDNEQAGINHAAIAIRGPLAYGYLKGEEGMHRLVRISPFNSEGKRQTSFAAVSVAPDIESAEEIEIEEKDVDEDTYRASGAGGQHVNKTDSAVRLTHRPTGTVVQCQNQRSQHQNRATAWKMLRAKLARIEEEKREQEEASKYASKARTGFGSQIRNYFLHPDQRVKDARTGHLEGNFHSVLDGSDLQPFLDAFLQLRAAENSK
- the mnmA gene encoding tRNA 2-thiouridine(34) synthase MnmA, whose product is MARVVLAMSGGVDSSVAAHLLLQQGHEVVGVFMRHGEESAEVCRAPDGSESPVLPIVQGRADHKQGCCSASDAADARRVSDRLGIPFYALNLKQDFRRIIDYFVDEYSQGRTPNPCVQCNNWIKFGRLFEYADSIDAQYVATGHYAQLSEEADGSFALRRGVDDRKDQSYVLFGIGQHLLSRMLLPVGGYDKPWIRQQAEAIGLRVAGKPDSQEICFVTSGHHGQFVRDRSGGGDTAGQIVTTAGDVVGEHPGIEAFTIGQRKGLGVAMGEPYFVVRIEPDTHRVVIGQKADLARDGLIAHEANWLIDPPAETFSCSVQIRYNSPPQAAQVTPQGTNRFDVLFDEPVDGVAPGQAAVIYDGDRVLGGGWIHSSTSTSAQ
- the ruvX gene encoding Holliday junction resolvase RuvX, translating into MSDESPQPLPFPSQGRIAAVDYGTVRIGVAVCDPDRIIASPLTVVPQGAAEQRGKAFCQLADEERIAGWIVGFPIHLSGTESKKSIEARRFAKWLQQTTELPVRLFDERFSTAAADQRLAPSKLTNKGRKKRIDAVAAQVLLESFLEAARHRSDLPGLSLDEKAIGDAIDD
- a CDS encoding TolC family protein; translated protein: MARLKTRTQKLLAAAIMAASGCALPGCIANWKLPPGPHDTTKSYYDSVATRIEYPDVQTMANEASAAANSTAAPLALEDPSQMPSWDLTLEQAIQMAIGQGPVLRSLGASVVTSPQTTPTIYDPALAEANPLGGVEAALSEFDAQFAGELFWQKNDQPQNVDPNGAVAFFRPLAFQQTYANYATEISKTTATGASFAARHNVAYDRPNSPGRFFSSDFAGFFEGEYRQPLMQGRGTEFNRIAGPNSQIGVYNGVLIARVNNDISLTDFEASVIQLANDVEEAYWNLYFAYRNLEAQLRGREAALQTFQYQELRLNVGAGRSDEEAQARSQYYQFQVQVENGLAGEVGLYKLEQKLRYMLGLPAADGRLIKPATDPHDARVVFDWNSVLNQGLERRVEIRRQKWAIKKRELELTAAKLNKQPRLDFLGQYRWRGLGNHLIGDDDSYLDSMYGEIAGGDYQEWQAGVELAFPVGLRKASVAISHAQLNLSRERALMNETELRVSHDLADASREVQRQYQLLKTNYNRWIADRRQLEVLRERYRRGADNINFLLQAQRQVVSSESDYYATLVAYNLAMRDLHRQKGTLLAYNHVHLSEGGWHSPAYREACEQGRFFRPCLTPEAVEAPCPVSRGPFDPSAPGVSSMPVMETAPMMAPESPTPVISTPDEMPSLGSPTNAQAAIAPIPATMPQAMNAPTRLPMPGSSNAIQQVSY
- the mutL gene encoding DNA mismatch repair endonuclease MutL, whose protein sequence is MPTIRQLPPNLVNKIAAGEVIERPASVAKELLENSIDAGSTRIEVLLEAGGADLIRISDNGCGIDEDQMTLAVTSHATSKLPDEDSLFHVGTLGFRGEALASIASVSQMVIRSRTPEAASGSEMLIHGGVIEPLAPCGCPVGTVIEVRNLFFNTPVRRKFMRTPQTETSHIVEAFTRIALANPQVHMVLQNGNRVVHDLPATDKINERIRAFFGEEISSGLIPISGDNGEVKLTGFVCDPSVSRGNNRMQYLFLNGRHIRDRALQHALGEAFRGLLMVGRFPICFINLDMPSDLVDVNVHPTKLEVRFTESGRIYSQLLQTLRHKFLTSDLTARVGNSISSNAPTTAEPKSEAVETSNDLEQRQRQDVIQWGRSSNSTAERDLPNIRPSIRSLPGELPDFQPFPGGARAVAPARDQSDESFGIPFEPSPRLPGAEVDGGGDATQYDQDVETTRVDGLHPSKPHSHLGYQVHNRYLVTQDETGMVVVDQHALHERILYERVREKVLNGSLETQKLLVPEPVSLTSSEAATALESKDLLAQVGIEIEPFGGDTVVVSAYPAMLAKLRPEDLLRQALESLICAGKDPEVRDLLDHLLHTIACKAAIKAGDRLTSEEITSLLEQRDMYQDTHHCPHGRPTALFFSREELDRMFGRMGARKVNPTGHK